The genomic segment TGTCGGTGATCACGGCGTGATAGCGGCTGACGTCGTTGTCGTCGAGGACGATGTCGTTGTCCATGAAACGACCGATCCGGGTGGTCGCATCGTTGAGCCGGTACTGGCTTCCTGCCTTGTCGCGCAACAGCACAACGACCGACCCGTCGGTCGGAATCGCGGCCGACTCGACGGGCGGGTCGACGCTGACCTTCAGAGTGGTCAGGGCCGCCCTGGTGCGCGCCGGCGGTTCCTGGCGCAGGATCCGCTCGTGCAGCTCGGTGACCGTCGGCCCGGGATCGATGCCGAGCCCCTCGGCCAGCGCCGTCTTCAGTCGCCGATACGCACCGAGGGCGTCGGATTGCCGCTCGGTCACGTAGTAGGCGGTCATCAATTGCGCCCAAAGTGGTTCCCGGTAGGGGTGTTCGGCGGTGATCGCCTCGAGCTCTCCGATGACCGATTCCGCGCGCCCGCAGGCGATTTCTGCGTGGGCGCGCGCGGTGTGGACGGCGACCTTCTCTTCGATCAGCGCGGTGGCGAACGCGTCGACGAATGCGAAGTCGCGCAAGTCATCGAGGACCGGCCCGCGCCATTCGCTCAGCGCGGCGGACAGGTGGCTGCTGGCGTCCTCGAACCGGCCCGCGGCGGCGGCCTGGGTGCCCGCGGCCTTTTCGGTGCTGAAGCGGCCGAGGTCGCAGTCCGCGTCGGCGATGCTGAGCTGGTAACCGGGCGGAACGCTCGCCAGCAGCTGCTCGGCCTCGGCGCCGCGCAGGAGCCGCCGCAGGTTGGACACATGGGACTGGATGCTGATCCGGGCGGCCGGCACCGGGTCGTCGTCCCACACCGCGCCGATCAACGCGTCGACCGACACCGGCCGGTTCCGGTTGATCACCAGCATCGCCAGCACCGCGCGCTGCTTCGGTGCGCCCAGATTCAGCCGGGTGTCGTTGGCGGTCACCTGCAAGGGACCCAACACACCGAACCCGAGACTTGAGGCCGTCATCGCATTGAATGGTTTCAGACCTGTCCGGAGAAAGGTACGCATCTTCGAACGCGCGGCAGCTCCGCGGGACTTCCCTGAGTCAACCGGCCCGTCGCGCGGCCCCGCATCCTCAACCGACAAAGGCGCGTCGCTTACCATCGGACCCCGTGCCCCACGACGAGCGACCGCAGCCGATCCTGCGCCTGGTCGCCGTCGTCGCCGGGCTCGCAGGCCTGCTGTTGTGCCTCGTTGTGCCGTTACTCCCGGTCAAACAGACCACTGCGACCATCGCGTGGCCACAGGGCACGGTCGACGGGCACATCACCCAGATCACCTCGCCGCTGGTATCGGGGGCGCCCCGGGCGCTGGACATCTCCATTCCCTGCCCGGCGATGGCGACCCTGCCGGCCAGCGGCGGATTAGTGATCTCGACGTTGCCGACCGGCGGCGTGGACCCGGGCAAGAACGGCCTGTTCGTCCGCGCCGACAAGGACGTGGTCGTCGTCGCGTTCCGCGACACCGTGGCCGCCGTGGCCAAGCGCTCGGCGATCGCCGCGGGCGCCTGCAGCGTGCTGCACGTCTGGGCCGACGCGGGCGCGGCGGGCGCGGACTTCGTCGGCATCCCCGGCGCCACCGGGATCCTGCCCGCCGAGAAGAAGCCGCAGGTGGGCGGCATCTTCACCGACCTGAAGGTCGCGCCGCAGCCGGGGCTGTCGGCCCGGGTCGACATCGACACCCGATTCATCACGGCGCCGACCACCCTTAAGAAGCTGGTGATGGGTGTCGGCGTACTGGCGGTCCTGGTCGCCATCGTCGCGCTGGCCATGCTGGATCGCCACAGCCGCGGCGGCACCCTGGTCAACTGGCGCTCCCCGATCGCTCGCTGGCGGCGGATCGGCTGGGCCACTTGGCTGAGCGACGTGGGCGTGATCGCGACGCTGCTGGTGTGGCACGTCATCGGCGCCACGTCGTCCGACGACGGCTACAACCTCACCATCGCGCGAGTAGCCCCGAAGGCCGGCTACGTGGCCAACTACTACCGCTACTTCGGTACCACCGAGGCGCCGTTCGACTGGTATCTCGCCGTGCTGTCCAAGCTCGCGTCGGTCAGCACCGCCGGCGTGTGGATGCGGATCCCGGCCACGCTGGCCGGGATCGCATGCTGGCTGGTGATCAGCCATTGGGGACTGCGCCGGCTGGGGCCCGGCAGGGGCGGGCTGGGATCCAACACGGTGGCGGTGCTCACCGGCGGCGTGGTGTTTTTGGCCGCGTGGCTGCCGTTCAACAACGGCCTGCGCCCCGAGCCGCTGATCGCGCTCGGCGTGATCGTCACCTGGATGCTGGTGGAGCGTGCGATCGCGCTGCAGCGGCTGGCTCCCGCCGCGGTGGCCATCGTGGTCGCGATGCTCACCGTGACGTTGGCGCCCCAGGGCTTGATCGCCGTCGCGGCGCTGCTGACCGGGGCACGTGCCATCGCGACGATCATCCGGCGCCGGCGGGCGACCGACGGGTTGTCCCCGCTGGCCGTGCTGGCGGCGTCGCTGTCGCTGATCCTGGTGGTGGTGTTCCGCAGCCAGACGCTGGCGACGGTCGCCGAGTCGGCCCGCATCAAATACAAGGTCGGGCCGACGATCGCGTGGTACCAGGATTGGCTGCGGTACTACTTCCTCACCGTCGAATCCAATCCCGACGGGTCGATGGCGCGGCGCTTCGCCGTGCTGGTGCTGTTCCTCTGCCTGTTCGGCATGCTGGTGGTGCTGCTGCGCCGCGGCCGGGTCCCGGGGTTGGCCAGCGGACCGGCCTGGCGGCTGATCGGCACCACCGCGCTCGGTCTGCTGCTATTGACATTCACGCCGACGAAGTGGGCCGTGCAGTTCGGTGCGTTCGCCAGTCTGGCCGGCGCGCTCGGCGCGGTTACCGCGTTCGCCTTCTCCCGGATCGGTCTGCACAGCCGCCGCAACCTGACGCTGTACGTGACCGCGCTGCTGTTCCTGCTGGCCTGGGCGACGTCGGGCATCAACGGCTGGTTCTACGTCGGCAACTACGGCGTGCCGTGGTTCGACATCCAGCCCGTCGTCGCCAGCCACCCGGTGACGTCGATGTTCCTGGCGATGTCGATCGCGACCGGACTCCTGGCCGCCTGGCTGCACTTCCGGATGGACTACACAGGGCACACCGAGATCAAGGAAAGCCGGCGCAACCGCGTGCTGGCCGCAACTCCCCTGCTGATCGTCGCGACGATCATGGTGCTCGGCGAAGTCGGCTCGCTGGCCAAGGGCGCGGTGTTCCGCTACCCGCTCTACACCACCGCCAAGGCCAACCTGGCCGCCCTGGAGTCCGGTCTCTCGCGTACCAGCTGCGCGATGGCCGACGACGTGCTGACCGAACCCGACCCCAATGTCGGCCTGCTGCAGCCGGTTGCAGGCCAGACGTTCGGACCCGACGGCCCACTGGGCGGCAGCAACCCCGTGGGCTTCAAACCCGACGGGGTCGGTGACGACCTGAGGTCGTACCCCGTGGTGACCAAACCCGGCGTGGTGAATTCCGACGCGTCACCGAACAAGCCCAACGCCGCGATGAGTGACTCCGCGGGCACCGCCGGCGGGAAAGGCCCGATCGGAGTCAACGGTTCGAATGCGGCGCTACCGTTCGGCCTCGACCCGGCCCGCACGCCGGTGATGGGCAGCTACGGCGAGAATTCGCTGTCGGCCACCGCCACCTCGTCGTGGTACCAGCTGCCGCCGCGCACCCCGGAGCGGCCGCTGGTGGTGGTCTCCGCGGCGGGCGCCATCTGGTCGTACAAAGAGGACGGCACCTTCACCTACGGGCAGTCGCTGAAACTGCAGTGGGGCGTCACCCGCCCCGACGGCACCACCCAGCCGCTCGGCGAAGTGCAACCGATCGACATCGGGCCCGAGCCGGCGTGGCGCAACCTGCGGTTCCCGCTGACCTGGGCGCCGCCGGAGGCCAACGTGGCGCGCATCGTCGCCTACGACCCGAACCTCAGTGAGGACCAGTGGTTCGCGTTCACGCCCCCGCGCGTCCCGGTGCTGCAGACCCTGCAGCAGCTGATGGGGTCACAAACCCCCGTGCTGATGGACATCGCCACCGCGGCGAACTTTCCGTGCCAGCGGCCGTTCGCCGAACACCTGGGCGTTGCCGAACTTCCGGGGTACCGCATCCTTCCCGACCACAAACAGACGGCGGCGTCGTCCAACGGATGGCAGGCCGGCGAGGCCGGGGGCCCGTTCCTGTTCACCCAGACGCTGTTGCGGACGTCGACGATCTCGACCTACCTGCGCGGGGACTGGTATCGCGACTGGGGGTCGGTCGAGCAGTATTACCCACTGGTGCCCAGTGACCTGGCGCCTAACGCCGTCGTCGAACAGGGTGTGATGACCGTGAACGGCTGGAGCCGGCAGGGACCGATTCGGGCATTACCGTGAGCGTCATCGAACACCAAGCACAAGCGGCCGGCGGCACCAGCGACAACGTCCGCGTCACCCGGTGGGTGGCCACGATCGCCGGGCTGATCGGCTTCGTACTGTCGGTCGCCACACCGTTGCTGCCGGTCGTGCAGACCACCGCGATGCTTAACTGGCCGCAAAACGGCCAACTGAATAACGTTACGGCACCGCTCATTTCACTGAGCCCGGTCGACGTGACGGCGACGGTGCCGTGCGACGCGGTGCGCGGATTGCCTCCCGAGGGCGGCGTGGTGCTGAGCACCGCACCCAAGAAGGGCAAGGACGCCGCACTCAACGCGTTGTTCGTCGTCGTCAACGCCAAGCGCGTCGACGTGACCGACCGCAACGTGGTCATCGCCAGCGCGTCGCGTGAGCAAGTGGAAGGGGGCCAGTGCCAGCGCGTCGAGATAACCTCCACCCGCGCAGGCACTTTCGCTACCTTCGTCGGGTTGACCGACCCCGCCGGTAAGCCGCTCGGCGGTGGCTTCAACGACCCCAACCTGCGCCCGCAGATCGTCGGCGTGTTCACCGACCTGACCGGCCCCGCCCCGCCGGGATTGAAGTTCTCGGCGACCATCGACACCCGGTTCTCCACCACCCCAACGACATTGAAGCTGCTGGCGATGGTGGGCGCCATCTTGTCGACCATCGTCTCGCTGGTCGCGCTATGGCGGCTCGACCAGCTCGACGGCCGCCGGATGCAGCGGTGGATCCCGACGCGCTGGAAGAAGTTCACTCTCGCCGACGCCACGGTGATCTTCGGGTTCGTGCTGTGGCATGTGATCGGGGCGAACTCCTCAGACGACGGCTACATCCTGGGCATGGCCCGGGTCGCCGACCACGCCGGCTACATGTCCAACTACTTCCGCTGGTTCGGCAGCCCGGAAGACCCGTTCGGTTGGTACTACAACTTGCTGGCGCTGATGACCCACGTCAGCGACGACAGTTTGTGGATGCGGCTGCCCGACTTGATCGCCGGGCTGGTGTGCTGGCTGCTGCTGTCGCGTGAGGTGCTGCCCCGGTTGGGGCCCGCGGTGACGTCGAGCAAGGCGGCGAACTGGGCGGCGGGCCTGGTTCTGCTGACCGCGTGGATGCCGTTCGACAACGGCCTGCGGCCCGAGCCGATCATCGCGCTGGGTTCGCTGCTGACCTGGGTGCTGATCGAACGCTCGATGTGCGCCTCGCGGCTCACCCCGGCGGCACTGGCGGTGGTCACCGCGGCGTTCACCCTGGGCGTGCAGCCGACCGGGCTGATCGCGGTGGCCGCGCTGGTTGCCGGTGGTCGCCCGATCCTGCGAATTCTGGTGAAACGGCATCGCCTGGTCGGGACCTGGCCGCTGGTGGCGCCGATGCTGGCCGCTGGTTTTGTGATCCTCACGGTGGTGTTCGCCGATCAGACGCTGTCAACGGTGTTGGAAGCCACCAGGATTCGCACCGCTATCGGGCCCAGCCAGGCCTGGTACACCGAGAACCTGCGCTACTACTACCTGATCCTGCCGACCGTCGACGGCTCGCTGTCGCGCCGGTTCGGCTTCCTGGTCACGGCGCTGTGCTTATTCACGGCGCTGTTCATCATGTTGCGGCGCAAGCGAGTTCCCGGAGTGGCCCGCGGGCCGGCCTGGCGGCTGATGGGTGTCATCTTCGGCACCATGTTCTTCCTGATGTTCACCCCGACCAAGTGGGTGCACCACTTCGGGCTGTTCGCCGCGGTGGGCGCGGCGATGGCCGCCCTGACGACGGTGCTGGTGTCGCCGAAGGTGCTGCGCTGGTCGCGCAACCGGATGGCGTTCCTGGCGGCGCTGATGTTCGTGTTGGCCCTGTGCTTCGCCACCACCAACGGATGGTGGTATGTCTCGAGCTACGGCGTGCCGTTCAACAGTTCGATGCCGAAGGTCGGCGGAATCTCAATCAGCACAATATTTTTCGCACTCTTCGCGATTACCGCGGTGTATGCGGCGTGGTTACACTTCGCCGACGCGAGCCATGGCGAGGGCCGGCTGGCGCGGGCGCTGACGGCCGCGCCGATCCCCATCGCGGCAGGCTTCATGGCGCTGGTGTTCATCGCCTCGATGACCGCCGGCATCGTGCGTCAGTACCCGACCTACTCCAATGCCTGGGACAATCTGCGCGAATTCAGCGGCGGTTGCGGGCTGGCCGACGACGTGCTCGTCGAGCCGGACAGCAATGCCGGCTTCATGGCGCCCGTGCCGGGTGATTACGGCCCCTTGGGCGCGCTGGGTGGAGTGAACCCAACGGGATTCAGCCCCAACGGAATACCGGAACGCACCCTGGCCGAAGCCGTGCGGGAGACCGCGGTCCCGCAGCCCGGCACCGACTACGACTGGTACGGGCCGACCAAGCTCACGGCGCCGGGCATCAACGGCTCACTGCTCCCGTTGCCCTACGGGCTGGACCCCGCGCAGGTACCGGTGGCCGGCAGCTACACCAGCGGCGCGCAACAGCAGAGCAGGCTCACCTCGGCGTGGTACCAGCTGCCGAAGCCGGACGCCGGGCATCCACTGGTGGTGGTGACCGCCGCGGGCGCGATCGCCGGCAACAGCATCCTGCACCACCACACCGCCGGGCAGACCGTGGAACTGGAATTCGGTATGCCCGGACCCGGCGGCATCGTGCAGCCGGGCGGCCGGCTGGTGCCGTATGACCTGTACGGGGAGCAACCGAAGGTGTGGCGCAACCTGCGCTTTGCGCGCTCGGCGATGCCCGCCGACGCGGTCGCGGTGCGGGTGGTGGCAGAGGACCTGTCGCTGACGCCCGAAGACTGGATCGCGGTGACCCCGCCGCGGGTGCCGGAGTTGCGCTCGTTGCAGGAGTACGTCGGTTCGACGCAGCCGGTGCTAATGGACTGGGCGGTCGGGCTGGCATTCCCGTGCCAGCAGCCGATGCTCCATGTCAACGGCGTCACCGAGATCCCGAAGTTCCGCATCACGCCGGACTACACGGCCAAGAAACAGGACACCGACACCTGGCAGGACGGCGTCAACGGCGGCCTGCTGGGCATCACCGACTTGCTGCTGCGCGCCCACGTGATGTCGACCTACCTGTCCCACGACTGGGGGCGCGACTGGGGGTCGCTGCGCAGGTTCGACACGATCGCCGACGCCCAGCCGGCGCGGCTCGACTTGGGCACCGCGACCCGCACCGGATGGTGGTCGCCCGGCCAGATCCGAATCAAGCCCTAGCAATTTGCGGGCCGGTCATTGCCGCAGCGCGGCAACCTCGTCGCTGAGCTGGCCTACCCGGTTGGCCAGCGCCCGGCCGATGTTGGTGTGCAGCTGTAGCGATATCCCCGGCCGGTCGCGGCTCAGCCGGTCGAGCTCTGCTACCTCCAACTCGAAGCAGACGCTAGGCATCGCCGCCCGCACCCCGGCGGATCGGGCACCCCCATACAGCGCCGCCATTTCCCCGAACGTCGCACCGGGCCCGAGCGTGGTCGCCCGCGCAAACGTCTCTCCCATCACCAACACGACGTCGACGCGGCCCTCGACCAGGAAGTAGATCCGGTCAGCGCGGTCGCCCGCGTTGAAAATCATCTCGCCGTCTTGGTAGCGGCGATACGTGCCGGCGGCCTCGATCATCGGCAGCAAGTCGGCGTCCACGCCGTGCAGCACCTCGACGTCGGCGAGCGGGATGCGGGCCGGGCCGGGTTCGAGGTCCGCCCGTTCGAGGAGTTGGTCTTCGCGCCACTCGAGCGCGTCGGCGAGGGCGTCAAACGACAGTGCCCCAAGGCTTTCCGCCACTTCGCGCGGCGCCGCGGCGACCACCACCTGACTGGGCGACTTCTCGAACATCTCGCCGATCGCCCGCAGCAGCTTGCTTGCGCTGCGACCGACCGCGCTGACCCTGCGGAAGTCGAGAATCATCACCTCGGCATCGTCCAGCTCGGCCGCAATGGCGCGGCTCAGTACCTCGCACGAGCCGAAGCGAAGCTGACCCTGCAATTCGAGCACCCTCGTGGTGCTGCCCAGTCTCTTGAGGGCAGAGTCCTGGAAGGCCAGTCGGTGTCGATTCGACCGGACAATGTCGCCGCCATAGGCGCGCCGGACAACGGAGTGGTCCACAGCTGCCGGACTGAACAGATGCAGGCTGAAGCGCTCGGAGACCGCCTTGCAGAAGCCGATCCCCCGAACGCTGTTGCCATGCGAGTCGAGACGAGGGGAGAAGATCGCCAGGCCGAACTGCCCCGGCATCACGGCGAGCACCGCACCAGACACGCCGCTCTTGGCCGGAAGGCCCACGTTGTAAAGCCACTCGCCGGCGTAGTCGTACATGCCGCAGGTGCTCATCGCGCTCAGCACCCGCACGACGTTCACGCCACTCACCGCGCGCTCGCCGGTCATCGGGTTCACGCCGCGGTTGGCCAGCGTCGCGCCCATGGTTGCGAGGTCGCGGGCGTCGACGAGTAGGGCGCACTGCCGGAAATACGCCTGCAGGGTGGTCTCGACCTCCGCCTCGAGCATGCCGAAGTTGCGCATCAGGTACGCGATCGCCCGGTTGCGGTCGCCGCTGTCGGACTCGGACTGAAATACCTCCTCGTCCAGCTTCAGGGCCCGGCCGGCAAACCGGGCGAAGCCCGCGTCGACGGCCGCCGCCCCGTCGAGCAGGCTGGACGTCATGATCGCGCCGGCATTGACCATGGGGTTATAGGGACGGCGAGTGGTCATGTCGAATTCGATCGAGTTGAAGGGGTCTCCGGACGGTTCGACTCCGACTCGCTGCAGCACCGCGTCGATACCGTGCTTTTCGAGCGCCATCGCGTATGCGAAGGGTTTCGATACCGACTGGATAGTGAAGCTCTGCTCGGAATCACCGACGTCATACCGGTGGCTGTCGACAGTGACGAGGCTGACGCCGAACCAGTCCGGGTTGGCTTCCCGTAACGCTGGAATGTAGTCAGCGACTTTACCCGCATCCATGCCGGCGACCTCATCGAAGATCGCGTTGAGCTCAGCATCCAGAGGTAGCTGCATTCCGCATACACCTTCCGTCCGAGTTGCTTCAACTAGGCGTATGTCTCCCGCCCCCCGGTCGTGCGGTGTTTGCTCCGCCGGCCCCGTACTCAAGACGTGCCTACCGTCGTCGTTTATCGACCGTTGTCCAATATCGCCAACGGAAGCCGCGCGCAGGTGAACGTCACGCCCAGTTGACGGGGTTGCGAGGTTAACTCGGCTTAAGGCTGAGGGTGTCCACGCCCATTCGCGAAAGTCCGCCGGCAAGCGAGCGTGACGAAAGTGGGCACTGTTGGATTCCCATTCAC from the Mycobacterium lentiflavum genome contains:
- a CDS encoding BTAD domain-containing putative transcriptional regulator — protein: MTASSLGFGVLGPLQVTANDTRLNLGAPKQRAVLAMLVINRNRPVSVDALIGAVWDDDPVPAARISIQSHVSNLRRLLRGAEAEQLLASVPPGYQLSIADADCDLGRFSTEKAAGTQAAAAGRFEDASSHLSAALSEWRGPVLDDLRDFAFVDAFATALIEEKVAVHTARAHAEIACGRAESVIGELEAITAEHPYREPLWAQLMTAYYVTERQSDALGAYRRLKTALAEGLGIDPGPTVTELHERILRQEPPARTRAALTTLKVSVDPPVESAAIPTDGSVVVLLRDKAGSQYRLNDATTRIGRFMDNDIVLDDNDVSRYHAVITDSGTGFVITDLRSTNGVQVQGKRIRGSVVLGDGDHIKIGSREFTVEIRSE
- a CDS encoding arabinosyltransferase domain-containing protein is translated as MPHDERPQPILRLVAVVAGLAGLLLCLVVPLLPVKQTTATIAWPQGTVDGHITQITSPLVSGAPRALDISIPCPAMATLPASGGLVISTLPTGGVDPGKNGLFVRADKDVVVVAFRDTVAAVAKRSAIAAGACSVLHVWADAGAAGADFVGIPGATGILPAEKKPQVGGIFTDLKVAPQPGLSARVDIDTRFITAPTTLKKLVMGVGVLAVLVAIVALAMLDRHSRGGTLVNWRSPIARWRRIGWATWLSDVGVIATLLVWHVIGATSSDDGYNLTIARVAPKAGYVANYYRYFGTTEAPFDWYLAVLSKLASVSTAGVWMRIPATLAGIACWLVISHWGLRRLGPGRGGLGSNTVAVLTGGVVFLAAWLPFNNGLRPEPLIALGVIVTWMLVERAIALQRLAPAAVAIVVAMLTVTLAPQGLIAVAALLTGARAIATIIRRRRATDGLSPLAVLAASLSLILVVVFRSQTLATVAESARIKYKVGPTIAWYQDWLRYYFLTVESNPDGSMARRFAVLVLFLCLFGMLVVLLRRGRVPGLASGPAWRLIGTTALGLLLLTFTPTKWAVQFGAFASLAGALGAVTAFAFSRIGLHSRRNLTLYVTALLFLLAWATSGINGWFYVGNYGVPWFDIQPVVASHPVTSMFLAMSIATGLLAAWLHFRMDYTGHTEIKESRRNRVLAATPLLIVATIMVLGEVGSLAKGAVFRYPLYTTAKANLAALESGLSRTSCAMADDVLTEPDPNVGLLQPVAGQTFGPDGPLGGSNPVGFKPDGVGDDLRSYPVVTKPGVVNSDASPNKPNAAMSDSAGTAGGKGPIGVNGSNAALPFGLDPARTPVMGSYGENSLSATATSSWYQLPPRTPERPLVVVSAAGAIWSYKEDGTFTYGQSLKLQWGVTRPDGTTQPLGEVQPIDIGPEPAWRNLRFPLTWAPPEANVARIVAYDPNLSEDQWFAFTPPRVPVLQTLQQLMGSQTPVLMDIATAANFPCQRPFAEHLGVAELPGYRILPDHKQTAASSNGWQAGEAGGPFLFTQTLLRTSTISTYLRGDWYRDWGSVEQYYPLVPSDLAPNAVVEQGVMTVNGWSRQGPIRALP
- the glsA gene encoding glutaminase A — encoded protein: MQLPLDAELNAIFDEVAGMDAGKVADYIPALREANPDWFGVSLVTVDSHRYDVGDSEQSFTIQSVSKPFAYAMALEKHGIDAVLQRVGVEPSGDPFNSIEFDMTTRRPYNPMVNAGAIMTSSLLDGAAAVDAGFARFAGRALKLDEEVFQSESDSGDRNRAIAYLMRNFGMLEAEVETTLQAYFRQCALLVDARDLATMGATLANRGVNPMTGERAVSGVNVVRVLSAMSTCGMYDYAGEWLYNVGLPAKSGVSGAVLAVMPGQFGLAIFSPRLDSHGNSVRGIGFCKAVSERFSLHLFSPAAVDHSVVRRAYGGDIVRSNRHRLAFQDSALKRLGSTTRVLELQGQLRFGSCEVLSRAIAAELDDAEVMILDFRRVSAVGRSASKLLRAIGEMFEKSPSQVVVAAAPREVAESLGALSFDALADALEWREDQLLERADLEPGPARIPLADVEVLHGVDADLLPMIEAAGTYRRYQDGEMIFNAGDRADRIYFLVEGRVDVVLVMGETFARATTLGPGATFGEMAALYGGARSAGVRAAMPSVCFELEVAELDRLSRDRPGISLQLHTNIGRALANRVGQLSDEVAALRQ
- a CDS encoding arabinosyltransferase domain-containing protein produces the protein MTVSVIEHQAQAAGGTSDNVRVTRWVATIAGLIGFVLSVATPLLPVVQTTAMLNWPQNGQLNNVTAPLISLSPVDVTATVPCDAVRGLPPEGGVVLSTAPKKGKDAALNALFVVVNAKRVDVTDRNVVIASASREQVEGGQCQRVEITSTRAGTFATFVGLTDPAGKPLGGGFNDPNLRPQIVGVFTDLTGPAPPGLKFSATIDTRFSTTPTTLKLLAMVGAILSTIVSLVALWRLDQLDGRRMQRWIPTRWKKFTLADATVIFGFVLWHVIGANSSDDGYILGMARVADHAGYMSNYFRWFGSPEDPFGWYYNLLALMTHVSDDSLWMRLPDLIAGLVCWLLLSREVLPRLGPAVTSSKAANWAAGLVLLTAWMPFDNGLRPEPIIALGSLLTWVLIERSMCASRLTPAALAVVTAAFTLGVQPTGLIAVAALVAGGRPILRILVKRHRLVGTWPLVAPMLAAGFVILTVVFADQTLSTVLEATRIRTAIGPSQAWYTENLRYYYLILPTVDGSLSRRFGFLVTALCLFTALFIMLRRKRVPGVARGPAWRLMGVIFGTMFFLMFTPTKWVHHFGLFAAVGAAMAALTTVLVSPKVLRWSRNRMAFLAALMFVLALCFATTNGWWYVSSYGVPFNSSMPKVGGISISTIFFALFAITAVYAAWLHFADASHGEGRLARALTAAPIPIAAGFMALVFIASMTAGIVRQYPTYSNAWDNLREFSGGCGLADDVLVEPDSNAGFMAPVPGDYGPLGALGGVNPTGFSPNGIPERTLAEAVRETAVPQPGTDYDWYGPTKLTAPGINGSLLPLPYGLDPAQVPVAGSYTSGAQQQSRLTSAWYQLPKPDAGHPLVVVTAAGAIAGNSILHHHTAGQTVELEFGMPGPGGIVQPGGRLVPYDLYGEQPKVWRNLRFARSAMPADAVAVRVVAEDLSLTPEDWIAVTPPRVPELRSLQEYVGSTQPVLMDWAVGLAFPCQQPMLHVNGVTEIPKFRITPDYTAKKQDTDTWQDGVNGGLLGITDLLLRAHVMSTYLSHDWGRDWGSLRRFDTIADAQPARLDLGTATRTGWWSPGQIRIKP